The Chlorocebus sabaeus isolate Y175 chromosome 20, mChlSab1.0.hap1, whole genome shotgun sequence genomic sequence TGTTTCCTTTTGGCTTCTGCTCTCCACTTGGTTGCCCTGAACACCAAAACAAACCCCAGGCCTCTGTCACTGCTCACCCTCtgatttaaatttaactttttatccTGCTCTAAGTGGTAATggtaagaatttaaaaagaaaatactcaagTTTTGAAAGTGTTTAttgtaggaagaaaagaaatgttaaatgtttaaaacaaaaccacagtgttttatttttacaaagcaaGATGCTTGTATACAGCATTCATTATTAACTATAACACCATCTATCTTCAGTTTTCAGCCATTTCCTATagacaaaatttaaaaggaagCCCCTTGAGCTTGTTTcttacaaagtaaataaaaatacgtATACCTGTATTAACTATGAATATTTTAAGGCAGTTTTGTGCCAGCATTCATGAGAGACTGTGTCCACCTCCTGCTGGTGCTTCATACCTTTCAGTGCTGCACCTGACCAAGGCGAGCAGGGGCAGTGCTCAGTCTGATTGCCAGACCCAGTGCCCTGGAGTTTCCTCCTCGCAAGTCCAGCCTGGGTCAGTTCACCTACAGCTgaacaatttttgtgttttaaaaataatgtgtagaCTCAAGATAATTTCACtggatttaaaaatagaaatatccatCTCCCACCTGCctccttcattcctttctctAACACTCAAAGGCCTCTCCTTCGAGAATCAAAATAATATGGTTCTTTTTAGCAAAGGGATTTATGTTTTGCCCTCATGTAGCCTAAGCcttaaagaaaatagataaagcgatctcaaaattattttctttcacagaCAAATCATATGGAAAAGACAAGCTACTGCTATGTCAGGGATCTTGGGCAGAGAGACCCCACTCAGTCTACCCCCTTGAGAAGGATGTGGCAGGACCCAGTGGGTTTAAATGGTTCATCCTGTTTACTGTAACATCCTTGGTACATATGATTTTATTGTGCTCCTTGGAGACTTATTCTTTCTTTGGAGATTATAGGCTGTTTCTCAACCCTACCCTTTCTAACACTCTCTTCCTGTCCTCATCTGCCCTCATCCAATCTCCAAGTGTCTCAGTTTCTGCATCCGTCCTCCACGGCAGCCTCCTTTTAAGGCTTAAAGTCTTCCGGGCGGATTTTCATCTCCACCCGTTTCAGGGAGTATGTAGATCCATGCCAGCCATACCAGGTGATGCCATCCAAGTGCTTGTTGTGCTCACCCAGGCGGTAGTACACTCCATTGAGGTTGGAGTCTGTGCAGCAGTTGTACCAGTAGCCACCTGGCATGAGAAACAGACCCAATGCTAGTAAGTTGACTGTGATAGACCAGTCATCAGGTAAGGAGTTAGAGCCAGCATTAGAAAGAATACCAAAGCCGGAACATCAACTGTACAGTTATAATTCACTCTTTCTCCTCAAGTGGGATTATGGGCTTGCACCTGAACTTCTCGTTTCCGGTCCCCCCAAGTCTCACCTTTGCGGAGCTGTGCACACTTGTCCAAGCAGTTGTCATTGTCCTTGTCCTTGGTGCTGAAGGCTGTGTTGTTATGATACTGGAGGGCGTCGTTCCCCACATTGCCAGTGTAGTTCCCCAGGAAGAGGCGATAGCTGTTGAGTTCATTGCCCAGAACAAAGTGGCTATACTCAGCGTAGCGCAGGTTGCCCTCCCAGTCCTGTCAGGAGGAGCAGAGCCTTAAAGAAAGTACAGCAGGCTCCATTTCATGCTGTCTCTGTACCCCTTCTCTCCTGACAGCCCTGTAGCCAAACATCTTTTTGTAGATGTGAATGTAATAAGACTTTATTACGTGTTTACCTCCAGTTTACTGCGTCAACCTGGGAATCAGAAAAGAAGGCTCGAACTTGTTTCCTGATTCACCATATGGCTTTGATTAGTCTCTCTATATTCCTCACTTTCCTGCCTATAAGGTATAGCTATGTTTTTGCTGAATCCCACACAGAGCTGCTGTAAGAGAAATGTGAGGATGTAGTGAGTGCTTTAAGACCTTCAGCAAGGGTCCCCAACCGGTATCAGTAAGATTTGCACCTAAAGGACCTCATGCTCAGCCAGAGCAGAGACTAGTGTTCGGCACAACTGACTGTTGGATTTGCTCTACTCTGGCCTGGGTCTGGCCTCTTTCTGTCCCCTTCCTGTCCCACCTGCAGCCCCACTTTTGTTGGCGGGGCGGGGGGTTGGGAGGTGCAGAAAGGAAAAATACCTATTTTTCCTCAACTCTATTATAACTTGCAGGAAAACCATCACAATGAATATACAGATTTGTCTTGAATCAGAATAGGAATGGCACCCTCAGAGTCGTACACAGTCATGTGTGGTGGCACTGGTCCAGTCATGGGGCCCCTGGCCTTGTGCTTACCTCCATCTCTACACGCAGCCGGGTTGGCTGTCTGGAGAGCCGGTGGATGTGTTCATTCCCCAGCCAGAAGTCCCCACGGATGCTGCCAAAGCCCTGCTTGTACTGCTTCCAGTCCTGGTAGAAGGAGACAAGGCCACTTTTTCGTCTCTGGATGATGGTCCAGCCTCCACCTGAAGTCTCCATGTCACAGAACACCTGGAGCAGAAGGGATACTCTGGTGAGGGACTtgcagggcaggaggcaggagcaAGAGGGCAGACTTCCCAACCTGTTCCTGTCCCTGCAGAGCCAGTAGATGCGTGCACTCCCGCAGTCACACTGGCTCACTCGGGCAGTGATGCTGCCCCACTGCTGGTGAGCTGGGGCGGGTGGTACACTGCTCTGGAAGAACAATCCAAATTGGGCCCGGGGGTGAGTGCACATGAAGCTTGAAGGGAAAAatccagatacttttttttttttttttttttgaggcagagtttcactcttgttgcccaggctagagggcaatggtgcaatctcggctcactgcaacctccacctcctgggttccagtgattctcctgcctcagcctccctagtagctgggaccagaggttcctgtcaccacacccaactaatttttatatttttagtagagacgggatttcagcatgttggccaggctggttccaaactcctgacctcaggtgattgatcCACCCAtgtcgcctcccaaagtgctgggattacaggtgtgagccaccatgcctggctgaaaatCCAGATACTTTTGATGCTGCCTTCATGTTTTCTCCTCCCTCAAGGAATAGCTGTTCTAAGACATGGCAAGACATTTAAACTAAGTTATGTGGTGGTTATAAGAATTACCTGATCTATGTTAGAAGGCTTGGTATTTGATAATGATTTGAAGGGGCCAAACAGATGCTTGGGTTTGGAGTGCAGGGCATAAACTTAACTGTTTGCATAGCTCTCTGGTGTTTGGTGTGTTTGCTTGTGTTttgagttttcctttctttcttcttttttttttttctttaattgaaatggagtctcactctgtctcccagactatagtgcagtggcgtaatctcggctcactgcaacctctgcctcctgagttcaagcaatccccctgcgtagctgggattacaggcgtccgccaccatgcctggctaatttttttgtatttttagtagaaacggggtttcaccatgttggccaggctggtcttaaactcctgacctgaagtgatccacccgcctcggcctcccgtagtgctgggtttacagatgtcagccactttgcccagccaaattttcctttctttaaactGTGAATGGCCCTGTTATTGCAGTCCCCTTGAGGGGGTGAAGGACAGGTATTAGGGTGTGGCCAATGACTGTAATGACCTCACCTCCAGTTCAGGGCTGCCCAGGAAGTCATCAGGAGGAAGCTTATACACTCCAGAGATGCGGTAGTTCTTCTGGTAGAGGGAAGAGCAGTCGTAGATGGCGTCTACAAGAGAACAAACCACAGGGTGAGCATTTAGACCCGGGGCTCCCTCTGAATTGAATGTTTAGAAACtgagcctttatttttatttatttatttatttatttatttatttattttgagatggagtctcactctgtcgcccaggttggagtgcagtggccggatctcggctcactgcaagctccgcctcctgggtttacgccattctcctgcctcagcctcctgagtagctgggactacaggcgcccgccaccttgcccggctagttttttgtatttttttttttttagtagagacggggtttcaccgggttagccaggatggtctcgatctcctgaccttgtgatccgcccatctcagcctcccaaagtgctgggattacaggcttgagccaccacgcccggccttaactGAGCCTTTATTTCTACCCTGAGATTCCCACTGGTGTTAATTACCCATCAGTGTCTGCATTTGGGAGAGGTGGATATCAGGAGATCCAGAGGGGGTGTATTTTGGCTTCACTGGTGGTGGAGCAGAGGGTTAGGGAAGCCCTTCACCTGGATAGCATTAGTGGGACGTTCCGACAGGTGGTTTCAGGTTAACTCTGAAATAAATTATTGTGCTATAGCTAGGCCATGAATTCTAGAAATGTTACAGTGTATGAGGGCCACGTAACAGATACTCCTGTCAGATAGATTCAGACTTCTTAGACAGCCGCCTCTATAACACATCGGTCGTGAGTATCTCATAGAGTCTGGTTTTGTTGATGTTTCCTGGTTGGTTGTTTGTGGTGTTGTTCAGAGGTGGTGGCTACTGCCACCTGAGACCATAATTAAGGGAGATagagtttattatatattttccccTTCCATCCAGCTAGAACCTCAAAACTCTCAGAAGAACCTTTGAGGCCTTCCCCCCAGGAAGTTTTGTTAAAACAAGGAAATGAGAGCATCAGACGGGCCAGTTTTTTTACTCTAGGGCCATGGAGCTGCTACTTTATGCAGGATTTAGGCTCTGTATTCTAAATATCAAAGAGCACTGTGGAAGAGACAGCATTTTCTGATAGGATTCAGAGAGTGCAGCCCTTAATATCCAAGAGAAGCTTCTTGCCCGCTCTGTCTCGGGGTGCTTTTCTTGGTGATCACTGCACTGGGACCTTAGAGAAAAGCACCAAGATGGCAGATGGGATTTGTCCGAGGCACTTAGGTTATCTTGCAAAGCACCTTGGGAAAGGGAGGCAGAGTACGTATGCCTTCCCCATCACTGTTCTTCATTTCCCCTTAGTGGTGAAAGCACCAACTTACTGCTTCCTCTAAGGGGCTACCTCCTTATAGAATATACGGGTAACTGAGCACTTGGtcatagagaagaaaaataaggaatgatgtcctgggcaagaagagcaagagGCCTGGTGGGAGAGCTGCACTTGACCCCAAGAACCTCCTTGTGGAATGGCGAGAAAGCCTCCTGTTTGGATGAGCAGGAAGTGGCACAGTCAGATTCctctgtctggcctggttttccACATGTCTGGTTTCATCCCACAGACCAAATCAGGACTCATTTGTCTGGAAAATGGCCTGAGAATACCTTTCTAATCCCAAGCTGAGGGCCAGGAAGTCCATGCTTAGAAAGTGATTCGTACATGTTGGTTCAGGTAACAATTTTCAAGCTCAGTTTCATgttaaaactttttcttaatttgagCTGAGGGCAACCATTGACTTAGTCAGTAGAAGCTGATCATGTCTTTGTTCTTCATATAGTTTATAATGGGACCAATGGTTTTTATATCAGCAAGAAATGACATGTCTATCGGATATGCTCCTTACAACTAATATTTTCCTGATAATTTCAGAAAACCAAATTTTTAATCTCTAAACCATAAATTCATGTTGACCCACCTGAGCTGAGTTAACCAGAAATAAAAGTTGTTTTgcaaaagaaagattaaatttaTCTTATGTTTGGCctattaaaaatctgtatttcagcattgcatttaaaaaatcctgtATTAGGAGAAATTCATTTAAAGGACCATGGAAAAAAGTAGACGTATCACAATTGAGGAACCTTAAGGAGCCATATCCTTCCTGAACACAAAGGGACTCTTCACATGGCTACGTGTCTCTACACTTAACTCTGAGCCAATGAGAAGAGTTATGTTTACAGAGAGAGGACACAAAATTCCACTAATGCTCATTCCTGGTAAATCTTAGGAATACCAGAGAACTGTTTCTGGCAAAACTCTGCTTCCAGAGGAACAGCTGTTACAGTTTGGTGCTTCCTTGGAATTTCTTGAGATATAGCCTGTCAGCTATTGGTGAGGAAGTAGCAGAGCTACACCAATCAGGAAGACTTGAACCCTGCTTCTAAGACTtgctgggtgactttgggcaaacCATGTAATGTCTCAGCACTCCAAGATGGTAGGCTGAAACATTGTGTGGATAAAAGTGACCTGTGAAGGTGTGAGGTAAACTTACATAGCATTAGCAGTCAAAGGAAATACTGCATAAGCCTTTACTAAAGGGAAAGTACACCCCCAAAAGAGGCCCCAGTAGTGGTTCTGATGACCAGGATATGTAGAAGCAGTGCTGTAGGTGGTGAGGCACTCCACGCTCCCACAGGGGACTCGTCTCCTTACCTGCGGAGGTCTGAGTGACCGTCTGTGCCGCCTGCAGCTGCATGATGTCGATTTGGTTGTTCATCTCGGAGTACTTGCTCTCGGCATCTGTGAGCCGCGACTCCATGCGCTTGCTGTTGCTCTCCAGCTCCATCACCTGCATGACCACGCTGACCCAGTCCCTTTCCTGCTTCTTGTTCAGTTCACTCAGCAGGCTGCTGAGGTTGGCGACTTGGGCCCTGAGCTCCTTCACCTCCTCACAGCAGGTGGCCGCTTTGAGCTGTGCTGGTGTCTTGCGCTTAGAGGGCTTCTGCAGCCATGCTGGGTGGCTGACAAAGGCCACGATGAAAATGCAGAGCCAGGTCACAGCTGAGAGAGGCTTTTTCAGCATCTTTTGTGGGTTTGGGTGAGGAAGGCTCTTCCTTCAGGGGAGCCTGGAGATGCCCAGCTGAGGTCTGCAAAGCTGCAGGAGGCTGACTGAACCTTACGCTTTCACTCTGAGGGCCTTGCCACtttgttgttttctctcttttccttgctcTTTGTTGGCCTTTCTCAAAGCTTGAGTCTCTGACAGGGGAGCTGAATGGATAGCCTATAGCTTTCCTTCCCAAGCCCGAATGCTCCACAAGTCAGCATCTTAAATATTGTTTGCTGCCTGTACCTCCACCCCCACCATGGCCGCACCGGGCTTTAGCCCCTCCCAGCTCATCTGGGAGGGTCAGGTGCCTGTTGGGTGAAGTCAGCGGCAACTTAGgccagaggaggggaggagggagacggGGCGAGTCTTTCTTTCCTTGCCTGTACAGTCTCTGGGCTGAGACAAGAGGACTGTGAATTTGTGTGTTTCTAGTTTCGCCTATTAGATTATGCCCCTGCCAACCACTGGCTCAAGTCTATCAGCAAGCAGGGCAGGGTCAGAGGAATTTCCAAATTCTGTTCAAAAGGTTATATAACCATGGTGTGAGCATTAAGGTAGGCAAAAGAGACGCTACTCACCCAGGGAGGCCTGTTAATGTAATCCATGCTGTTTATATGAGGATCTGGTATATTGTGAAATTGTGCTGAATATGCTTTTAACTAGGCTGATTATTCCCGTCTCTGATCATCatttagtattttataaaatCCTTACTCAACCTGGATCTAACGCTCTCTCACATTTGAAATCTTCCAACTTAGAAAAGTTCTAGAAATAGAAGAATAGAGTAAATATCTTAGGAAGCCAGAAAAGGACTTTGTAGCCACAGGGTTTGGACAGTTGTCTTTTTACATGCTTTCTCCTCCAACAAAGAGAGGGCCAGTATTAGCATCTCACTCTTGACATTTTGCAAGACGGTGTCAGAAGATATGAAAACTCAGCAGTGCCAAGTGTGGTTCTGGGATTGGTCATCCATGCTTCTGTCAGGTTTTAGGCAGGACAGAGAACAGGCCCATCCTTGGCCCATGGCtcaaacttggaaaatatattaaaatatagagaaaaaaagaattcctatCACCTAATAAATCCGTATCTACACTCTCATTTCCCTCTTTCTATGGGGGTATGGTTTGCAATTTGAAATTATTCCCCCTCTATTTGTGTATGACTTTGTATCTAAAAAACATGAATATTGTAATTTTTCGTGTACTATATGTGAAGGACACTGCTCTTTTGAAAACAAATGTGAGAAACATGGAATTTCAGCAAACATCCTTAAAATAAGCTTTTCACTGAGAATGTGTACAAAGGTTCCTCTGTCCTTAAAACAGTAACTCTGTCTTTGGAACATACGATTGCCATTTCCATGTTATGGAGCCACTCAAGCAGTTACTTGTACTGTTGTAGTCAGCGTGGGTCCTTCCCATATAAGCCTGATGCCTGACAGCTCTCCTCCCATGCCATAATCCCCCAGAGCTCTTTTCCAGTCAGGGCTTCTAGCTCCTCAGGAAGTAATTTCTGTTCAGGCAGCTGGAGTTactgaacagttttttttttctcggaATCAAAAAGCGGTAGAGGATCAGGTGGATCAGAGTTTGTTTTCTCACATCCCCAGCCTCCTTTGCCTGCTAAAGGGTGAGGATGTTACTGATACCCTTATAGCAACTTGGCATTTTTATCAAAAGATTCTGTTGAGAATTGGCACTGTCTGCCAGTCTCTGCTCTCTTTTTGCAAATGTCTAGCCAGGCTGGGCACCGCAGCCTTAGCTCCATAGCATTCATTTCACTAAGGAGAATCTGGACCCAAATGTTAGCATCCTACAAGGTCTACTAAAAATGGGGATCTTCAAGTGGATCTCTGGCCATCAAATGACACTGATCTTAAACCACATGCCACAGAAGTGCTTTGCACCATACAGTCGTGTATAGCAGGGGTCCCTAATCCCCAGGCTGCAGACCTGTACTTGTCCGAGGCCTGTTAGGAacagggccacacagcaggaggtgagcggcaggtGAGCAAGCATTACCGCCTgcgctctgcctcctgtcagatcagtggcagcattagatcctcacaggagtgtgaaccctgttgtgaactgcacatgtgagggatctaggttgcacacttcTTGTGAGAATCTTAAGTACTGCCTGAAGATctcaggtggaacagtttcaccctgaaaccatcccccatctccccacccccgccctggtccatggaaaaattgtgttccacgaaaccagtccctggtgccaaaaagattgaaGACCACTGATGTATAGCATCCCGTGTGACCCTGCTGCCTTGGAACTCCCATATAACAGTGCAGCAGAGAAAGCACAAAAGCGCAGTGGAACTTTGTGGAGTTCCATCCTGCTTTTGTTTATTCTTCCCAGTAACTCACCCAAACAGGAAAGTGTTATGAATTGATTCTTATATCTGGGCAGAAAATGAATTAATCATTCTTATTTGCACCTCATGTAACAGTCCCTTTTAGGAAAGGTAGGAGGAGTTCATAAGTTTGGATCGGAAGCATCTAGCCTTTAGCATGAATGTCTGgtctttgacatttattttctggaAACTTATTTCTAACATAAGGCAATACttgaagacagaagacagaagctCTTGAATTGCATAAGCTACCCAAATGTCAATACTCACCCCCCTCCAGTTTTGAGGAAAAGTAGCTAATTAAGGATATTTCTCATGCCAGAAGATTATCTGTTTTCTAAAACATCCGCAACCTTATGATGTCCTAGATTCTGAATatctaaatgaaggaaaaataagtcCTTGTTTTGAGCACAGCTAAGCCAGTAGAGAAAACCATCAAGGATGTGGAGGACTAAAATGGTATTGCCTTCTCTGAAAGAGGCTTTTAAGCCCTTTTTCTGCCTTTCAGTGAGCAGAGTGACCATAAAAATGGGAATTAACTGAGAAAATCTGGAAAACCTGGGTTGGATACTATttagattttccttttctccattttgctGGTGGTGAAAGAGGGCTAGCTTGGTGCTCCTGGAAAAGATGTTTATGAAAATTAAGCTTATGTTCTTAATGAAAAAAGTCAGTGAGGTTGTACTCAAACTGGAGATTCTCAAAGGCTTCACAGTGTTTGGGCTGCACTGCCATAGGCTGGCACCGAGGTAGTCTGAGTGTCACAGGGCAGGGGAGCACCTAGGGGTGGTCTCTCCTTCTGTCCAGAGAGGAGCATCAGATCTCATTTGCTTGAAAATACCCCATTGGAGAGACTGCTCCCCACTCTCAGCTTGTGGAATGAATACATCTCAGAAGAAGCTGCCTTGCTGTTAGTTTTAATTGGGAACCTCAAAGGAATATTTCACTTCTTCTGAAGTCTTTAAATGGACCACAGCCTGCCATACTCTCTACAACCATTGAatctctgcctttctttttctttctttctttcttttttttgagatggagtcttactctgttgtccaggctggagtgcagtggtacaatcttggctcactgcgagctcctccttccgggttcacgccaattctcctgcctcagcctcccaagtagctgggactacaggtacctgccaccacatccagctaattttttgtatttttggtagaggcggggtttcaccgtgtcagccaggatggtcttgatctcctaatctggtgatccacccgcctcagcctcccaaagtgctgggattacaggcgtgagtcaccacgcccagtcaaaTATCTGCCTTTCTGGCACTCCATCCCATTCGTATCTCAACTGAAAGCCCAAGTCCATCACAGAAAATAATTTCGTCTTTTCCCTAAGCTTTCTAATTTGCCACTTCTACCAAAGAATGTGTCCTGAACCTATTAGAAGTCTTTTCTCTCAGGCCTTCTCTTagaggcttgttttgttttgttttgtgacagggtttcactctgttcaggctggagtgcaatggggcaaccatggttcactgcagcttcaacctcccagtctcaagtgatccttccacctcagcctcctgagtagctgggactgcaggtgtgtaccaccacacccagctatctttttttctttcttttctcttctcttctcttctcttttcttttctttagtgatgggggtctcactctgttgctgccagggcctcgaactcctgggctcaagtgatcctccagcctcagcctctcaaaatgctaggattacaggcataagccagcacacctggccagagtccattttaaattatggaatatagcaaaaaaaaaagtctctctctGATTTCTGTCAGGACTTTATAGCTCTGTTAGCCACCATTCAAGTTGCAGAATCCAGTGATAATGCTGGCCCAGCATCCGGCAGTCTAGACAGCTGAACTGACAGTGTGACATGTTAGGATGGGAGACACAGAGGACAAGGAGGGCCTCCCAGAGAAGTGATACCTaggttttaaagaaaaaggaaatagccagGAAGGGGAGAGGATGTTGTGAGCAAAGGTGCAGCTATGTGAAAGACTTGGACTAGTGGGAGAATGTAAGCATTCTTGGCCTAAGGGTCAAGGGGAAGAGGAATGGCAGCAGAAGCTAAAGCTGGAGAGGTGGAGGGGGGCCATGCCCGGGGAGCCCAGGTGAGGAGCAGGACTGATCCTCTGTAGACATGGGAAGGAATCCTAGAAGTTTTTCCTTCTTGTTCCACTGTTAGCTGAGTTCCACCAGGAAACTGGCCTTTGTAATtgtcaaacaattttttttttttttttagagacatagtctcgttctgttacccaccttggagtgcagtagtacaatcataCAGTTCACTGAAGCCTGGAACTCGTGAGCtgaagcagtcttcctgcctgagcctccaaagtagctgggaatacagatgcacaccaacacacctgcctgttttttcagtttttttgtagagacggagtgtcactaTGTTGAGGTTGGTGTGGAACTCCTGGTATCAAGATatctttcatctcagcctcccaaagtgctaggattacgggcttgagccaccacacaacacacagccTGAACAAGATTTTTTCACTGCAGATGAATGATTTAGAACGTgagaatttcttaaaattataatgCATTCATATTAAATACCCTGATGGGGTGATTTGGCATTAGGATTAAGGAGGTAGTACATGCAATACTTGAGTTCTTAGGCCTAGAAGCAGACAaatctggattcttttttttttgggagacagagtctagctctgttgcccaggctggagtgcagtggcacaatctcagctcactgcaagctccgcctcctgagttcatgccatctcccgcctcagcctcccgagcagctgggattacaggcacccaccacacgcccagctaattttttgtatttttagtagagacagggtttcaccgtgttagccaggatggtctcgatctcctgacctcaagtgatccacccaccttggcctcccaaagtgctgggattacaggcgtgagccaccacgcccggccgacaaATCTAGATTCTAATCCCTCCCTAGCACTTGGttgctgtgtgaccatgggcagATTTCTTCTCTGAGTTTGTCaacctgtgaaatggagataaaaatcaaaactgtCTCATACCACAGGGTTTTCATGAGAATTAAAGTAAATAAAGCAAAGGGTTAAATAACTAAGGTATTTTTgggtaaggaaaataaatttggagGAGTTACACTACTACATATCAAGATTTAGCATAAAGCTACAGTGAGTAAGGCAGTACAGCATTGACATAGCAtgaacaaatggaacagaattaaATATCCGGAAACAGACCCACATATATGGAGAtacttattttatgtatgtatttatttatgtatttattcttttcctctCAAGCCATGTGATATAGACACTTGATTTGTGACAAGGTAGCACCACAGAATGGTGAGGAAAGGACTGCTAAGTCAGCTCGATAGCCTTATGGgggaagaaaaatttttttttcccctcagtgaTCCCTTTTCTGAAAGAAAAGGCTGTTAATCATTacctcacaccacatacaaa encodes the following:
- the ANGPTL7 gene encoding angiopoietin-related protein 7, with protein sequence MLKKPLSAVTWLCIFIVAFVSHPAWLQKPSKRKTPAQLKAATCCEEVKELRAQVANLSSLLSELNKKQERDWVSVVMQVMELESNSKRMESRLTDAESKYSEMNNQIDIMQLQAAQTVTQTSADAIYDCSSLYQKNYRISGVYKLPPDDFLGSPELEVFCDMETSGGGWTIIQRRKSGLVSFYQDWKQYKQGFGSIRGDFWLGNEHIHRLSRQPTRLRVEMEDWEGNLRYAEYSHFVLGNELNSYRLFLGNYTGNVGNDALQYHNNTAFSTKDKDNDNCLDKCAQLRKGGYWYNCCTDSNLNGVYYRLGEHNKHLDGITWYGWHGSTYSLKRVEMKIRPEDFKP